In the genome of Streptomyces collinus, one region contains:
- a CDS encoding lytic polysaccharide monooxygenase auxiliary activity family 9 protein, whose amino-acid sequence MPRTTAHRIALAAALMTPLLLPLGTAGPAHAHGAPTDPVSRVVACSPEGGDRAGTAACRAAVAANGAPFTAWDNLRVANVNGRDRAVIPDGKLCSGGLPAYRGLDLARADWPSTRMTPGAKLTMRYVSTIPHTGTFRMYLTKPGYDPDGPLSWSDLPEKPFAEVTDPALTDGAYRFEAALPSDRTGRHVLYTVWQNSSTPDTYYSCSDVVFPEKEPRKEEASTERKAQEPEKKRPEKEEAGQKREPEKEEPVASPAADSPGPQPQGDHTPLATTSGPASGPSAPVLAGGAAAVLLLTGGAALAVRLRRR is encoded by the coding sequence ATGCCTCGTACGACCGCACACCGCATCGCACTCGCCGCTGCTCTGATGACCCCGCTGCTGCTGCCGCTCGGGACGGCGGGACCCGCCCACGCGCACGGGGCGCCGACGGACCCGGTGAGCCGGGTGGTGGCCTGTTCCCCGGAGGGTGGTGACCGGGCAGGCACGGCGGCGTGCCGTGCGGCCGTCGCCGCGAACGGCGCGCCCTTCACGGCGTGGGACAACCTGCGGGTGGCGAACGTGAACGGCCGGGACCGCGCGGTGATCCCGGACGGGAAGCTGTGCAGCGGGGGCCTGCCCGCCTACCGGGGTCTCGACCTCGCCCGCGCCGACTGGCCGTCGACCCGGATGACGCCCGGCGCGAAGCTGACGATGCGGTACGTCTCGACGATCCCGCACACCGGCACGTTCCGGATGTATCTGACGAAGCCCGGTTACGACCCGGACGGGCCGCTGTCCTGGTCCGACCTGCCGGAGAAGCCGTTCGCCGAGGTGACGGACCCGGCTCTGACGGACGGCGCGTACCGCTTCGAGGCGGCCCTGCCGTCCGACCGGACCGGGCGGCATGTGCTGTACACGGTCTGGCAGAACAGCAGCACTCCGGACACCTACTACTCGTGCTCGGACGTGGTGTTCCCGGAGAAGGAGCCTCGGAAGGAGGAGGCGAGCACGGAACGGAAGGCGCAGGAGCCGGAGAAGAAGCGGCCGGAAAAGGAGGAGGCCGGGCAGAAGAGGGAGCCGGAGAAGGAGGAGCCGGTGGCGAGCCCCGCCGCGGACTCCCCCGGCCCGCAGCCCCAGGGCGACCACACGCCGCTGGCCACCACGTCGGGCCCGGCCTCCGGCCCGTCCGCGCCCGTGCTGGCGGGCGGCGCCGCGGCGGTGCTGCTGCTCACCGGCGGCGCCGCCCTGGCCGTACGGCTGCGGCGACGCTGA
- a CDS encoding Tat pathway signal sequence domain protein has protein sequence MRTRTLLTLTAAVAALGLAAPASAADTPVLTTADGAAVAVGDVLDASLASGTAATFYSSATGTSGISCTKSAFSAAVTDNPAAPGTATESLTSHSFDTSGCTTNVVGVLGVSGITVDNLPYTTSVSSGGTVSVTPAAGSAVQSTVKLRTLLGTITCVYQAPGLTGTASNADNSISFANQQFTKVSGSSLCFSNAFFTAKYAPVTKGGVAVVVN, from the coding sequence ATGCGTACGCGCACCCTCCTCACCCTCACCGCCGCCGTCGCCGCCCTGGGCCTCGCCGCCCCCGCCTCCGCGGCCGACACCCCCGTCCTGACCACCGCCGACGGAGCGGCCGTCGCGGTCGGCGACGTCCTCGACGCCTCCCTGGCGAGCGGCACCGCCGCCACCTTCTACTCCAGCGCGACCGGCACCAGCGGCATCTCCTGCACCAAGTCGGCGTTCTCCGCCGCCGTCACCGACAACCCCGCCGCCCCCGGCACCGCCACCGAGTCCCTGACCTCGCACAGCTTCGACACCAGCGGCTGTACCACCAACGTCGTCGGGGTGCTCGGCGTCAGCGGCATCACCGTCGACAACCTGCCCTACACCACCAGCGTGTCCTCCGGCGGCACCGTCTCCGTGACCCCGGCCGCGGGCTCCGCCGTCCAGTCCACGGTCAAGCTGCGCACCCTGCTCGGCACCATCACCTGCGTCTACCAGGCCCCCGGCCTGACCGGCACGGCGAGCAACGCCGACAACAGCATCTCCTTCGCCAACCAGCAGTTCACCAAGGTGTCCGGCTCGTCGCTGTGCTTCAGCAACGCCTTCTTCACCGCCAAGTACGCCCCGGTGACCAAGGGGGGCGTCGCCGTCGTCGTCAACTAG
- a CDS encoding S8 family peptidase, whose product MRISPELRRKLISVAVVSTALLTAAPASVAVAQEPAPRPAAVPAAQTEAAPGVQAERLIVGYKSGASEAKSNKAAAADAATKADKTGEDVDFQRRLGTGAALVELGSDPTRASVSDVVAAYQADPQVAYVVPDRLNKPTAVTPNDTEYSKQWDLFESTAGMNVPAAWDTTTGSGVTVAVIDTGYVAHSDLAANIVGGYDFISDTAVSVDGNGRDSNPADPGDWYNDNECGQGIPASTSSWHGTHVAGTIAAATNNGKGVAGIAYGAKISPVRVLGKCGGYDSDIIDAITWASGGTVSGVPANTNVAKVINMSLGGGGACSSATQSAINGAVNRGTSVVVAAGNENTNASSSSPANCSNVITVAATNRAGSRASYSNYGTVVDISAPGGETRTSTANGILSTLNSGTKTPSSENYASYQGTSMATPHVAGLAALMKSANSALTPAQIESAIKANARALPGTCSGGCGAGLADAAKTVQAVKGGTSTGTTFSSTTAVAIPDNGAAIESPISVTGRSGNAPSALQVGVDITHTYRGDLVIDLIAPDGSAYRLKAAASDSADNVNTTYTVNASSEVANGTWKLRVQDTAAQDTGTLNGWKLTF is encoded by the coding sequence GTGCGTATCTCCCCAGAGCTCAGACGGAAGCTGATATCCGTCGCCGTCGTCTCCACCGCCCTGCTGACCGCCGCCCCCGCCTCGGTCGCCGTCGCCCAGGAGCCGGCTCCCCGCCCGGCAGCCGTTCCCGCCGCGCAGACCGAGGCCGCCCCCGGGGTCCAGGCCGAGCGCCTCATCGTCGGCTACAAGTCCGGTGCGAGCGAGGCCAAGTCCAACAAGGCGGCGGCCGCCGACGCCGCGACCAAGGCCGACAAGACCGGCGAGGACGTCGACTTCCAGCGCCGCCTCGGCACCGGGGCCGCCCTCGTCGAGCTGGGCTCCGACCCCACCCGGGCGTCCGTCTCCGACGTCGTCGCCGCGTACCAGGCCGACCCGCAGGTCGCCTACGTCGTCCCGGACCGCCTGAACAAGCCGACGGCCGTCACCCCGAACGACACCGAGTACAGCAAGCAGTGGGACCTGTTCGAGTCCACCGCGGGCATGAACGTCCCCGCCGCCTGGGACACCACCACCGGCAGCGGCGTGACCGTCGCCGTCATCGACACCGGCTACGTCGCCCACTCGGACCTGGCCGCGAACATCGTCGGCGGCTACGACTTCATCTCCGACACCGCCGTCTCCGTCGACGGCAACGGCCGTGACAGCAACCCGGCCGACCCGGGCGACTGGTACAACGACAACGAGTGCGGCCAGGGCATCCCGGCTTCCACCTCCTCCTGGCACGGCACCCACGTGGCCGGCACCATCGCCGCCGCCACCAACAACGGCAAGGGTGTCGCCGGTATCGCCTACGGCGCGAAGATCTCCCCGGTCCGCGTGCTGGGCAAGTGCGGCGGCTACGACTCCGACATCATCGACGCCATCACCTGGGCGTCCGGCGGCACCGTCTCCGGCGTGCCCGCCAACACCAACGTCGCCAAGGTCATCAACATGAGCCTCGGCGGGGGCGGCGCCTGCTCCAGCGCTACGCAGAGCGCCATCAACGGCGCCGTGAACCGCGGCACCTCGGTCGTCGTCGCGGCCGGCAACGAGAACACCAACGCCTCGTCCTCGTCCCCGGCGAACTGCAGCAACGTCATCACCGTCGCCGCGACCAACCGCGCCGGCAGCCGTGCCTCGTACTCCAACTACGGCACGGTCGTGGACATCTCCGCCCCCGGCGGTGAGACCCGCACCTCGACCGCCAACGGCATCCTCTCCACGCTGAACTCCGGCACGAAGACGCCGTCGAGCGAGAACTACGCCTCCTACCAGGGCACCAGCATGGCCACCCCGCACGTCGCGGGCCTCGCCGCCCTGATGAAGTCGGCCAACTCCGCCCTCACCCCGGCGCAGATCGAGTCGGCCATCAAGGCCAACGCCCGTGCCCTGCCGGGCACCTGCTCCGGCGGCTGCGGCGCGGGCCTCGCGGACGCCGCCAAGACGGTCCAGGCCGTCAAGGGCGGTACGTCCACCGGCACGACGTTCTCCAGCACCACCGCCGTCGCCATCCCGGACAACGGCGCCGCGATCGAGTCGCCGATCAGCGTCACGGGCCGCAGCGGCAACGCTCCCTCGGCCCTCCAGGTCGGCGTGGACATCACCCACACCTACCGCGGTGACCTCGTCATCGACCTGATCGCGCCGGACGGTTCGGCGTACCGCCTGAAGGCCGCCGCGTCGGACTCCGCGGACAACGTGAACACCACCTACACGGTGAACGCCTCCAGTGAAGTGGCCAACGGCACCTGGAAGCTGCGCGTCCAGGACACCGCCGCCCAGGACACGGGCACCCTCAACGGCTGGAAGCTGACCTTCTGA
- the mgtA gene encoding magnesium-translocating P-type ATPase, which produces MASEAAGGTTLEVLRRLESGPRGLTETQAASRLAAVGENTLPDRRTPSWPRRCVRALRDPFTAVLLCLGLVSAALASWGTAVVILALVAVSCALRAGGEHRADRSLTALRELVAGTATVLRRPGPDEPPEPREVPVGELVPGDVLRLGPGDLVPADVRLLRARGLTVHQGALTGESAPVAKRAVDEDDPDETPLCFQGSTVAAGGATAVVVATGAATRFAAAHRTPAAPREGGAFDRSVHGISWVLIRFMLLTPPLVLMANATLRDRGLETLPFAVAVAVGLTPEMLPVIVTTCLARGAALLARTHAVIVKRLPALHDLGAVDVLCVDKTGTLTQDRPVVERALDAAGRDDPEVLRWAAVGAWWTLQLAELPAPDALDEALLETAGPVGEEYDGVDAVPFDPERRWAAAVVRGDLGRHTVVVTGAAEAVLERCATAPGERDRLLALAAREADAGLRVLAVATADRPAGAGTVHAATADPRGLAFQGLVTFRDALAPTAAEALRELAGRGVTVKVLTGDHPATAARACRDLGLDPGGVRTAAQLPDGPGGATVVARCTPEDKARLVAALRAAGHTVGYLGDGVNDVAALRAADVGIAPRSAVGVARESADVVLADKDLTAIGHAVTAGRHASGNIGSYLRVTLSSNLGNVVAMLAAGLLLPFLPMLPAQVLAQNLCFDAAQLAFAHDRPGAAALRGPAVLRPRSFLRFVVGFGMLNALADLATFAVLALALHGPDAAVDDEAVFHSAWFTENLLTQAVVMLLLRTGRRGGPGRAPGPVGLAAAGLAAVGVLLPPSPLGSALGMTALPAAYYLLPAVVLGLYALALAAARTRQRRRQP; this is translated from the coding sequence ATGGCCTCTGAGGCCGCCGGAGGCACCACCCTGGAGGTGCTGCGGCGGCTGGAGTCGGGCCCCCGGGGGCTGACCGAGACCCAGGCCGCCTCGCGGCTGGCCGCCGTCGGCGAGAACACCCTGCCGGACCGCCGTACCCCGTCCTGGCCCCGCCGCTGCGTACGCGCCCTGCGCGACCCCTTCACCGCCGTACTGCTCTGCCTCGGCCTGGTGTCCGCCGCCCTCGCCTCGTGGGGCACCGCCGTGGTGATCCTCGCCCTGGTGGCGGTCAGCTGCGCGCTGCGGGCCGGCGGGGAGCACCGGGCCGACCGTTCCCTGACGGCCCTGCGCGAACTGGTCGCCGGCACCGCCACGGTGCTGCGGCGCCCCGGACCCGACGAGCCGCCGGAACCCCGGGAGGTGCCCGTCGGCGAACTGGTCCCCGGCGACGTGCTCCGGCTCGGCCCCGGTGATCTGGTCCCGGCGGACGTACGCCTGCTCCGGGCCCGCGGGCTCACGGTGCACCAGGGGGCACTGACCGGGGAGTCGGCGCCGGTGGCGAAGCGGGCCGTCGACGAGGACGACCCCGACGAGACCCCTCTGTGCTTCCAGGGCAGCACGGTCGCGGCCGGCGGCGCCACCGCCGTCGTGGTCGCGACCGGGGCCGCGACACGGTTCGCCGCCGCCCACCGGACCCCGGCCGCTCCGCGGGAGGGCGGGGCCTTCGACCGGTCCGTGCACGGCATCTCCTGGGTGCTGATCCGGTTCATGCTGCTGACGCCGCCGCTCGTGCTGATGGCGAACGCGACCCTGCGCGACCGCGGCCTGGAGACCCTGCCGTTCGCCGTCGCGGTCGCCGTCGGGCTGACACCCGAGATGCTGCCGGTGATCGTCACGACCTGCCTGGCCCGCGGCGCCGCCCTCCTCGCCCGCACGCACGCCGTCATCGTCAAACGGCTGCCGGCCCTGCACGACCTGGGCGCGGTCGACGTGCTGTGCGTCGACAAGACCGGCACCCTCACCCAGGACCGCCCCGTCGTCGAACGGGCCCTCGACGCGGCCGGCCGGGACGACCCCGAGGTGCTGCGCTGGGCCGCCGTCGGCGCCTGGTGGACCCTCCAGCTCGCCGAACTGCCCGCCCCGGACGCCCTCGACGAGGCCCTGCTGGAGACGGCCGGGCCGGTGGGCGAGGAGTACGACGGGGTGGACGCCGTGCCGTTCGACCCCGAGCGACGGTGGGCCGCGGCGGTGGTCCGGGGCGACCTCGGGCGGCACACCGTCGTCGTCACCGGCGCGGCGGAAGCCGTCCTGGAGCGCTGCGCCACGGCGCCCGGCGAGCGCGACCGGCTGCTCGCCCTCGCCGCCCGGGAGGCGGACGCCGGGCTCAGGGTCCTGGCCGTCGCCACGGCCGACCGCCCCGCCGGCGCCGGCACGGTCCATGCCGCTACGGCCGACCCCCGGGGCCTGGCCTTCCAGGGCCTGGTGACCTTCCGCGACGCCCTCGCCCCCACCGCCGCCGAGGCCCTGCGGGAACTGGCCGGCCGCGGCGTCACCGTGAAGGTCCTCACCGGCGACCACCCCGCCACGGCGGCCCGGGCCTGCCGGGACCTGGGCCTGGATCCCGGTGGCGTACGGACCGCCGCGCAACTCCCCGACGGCCCCGGCGGGGCGACCGTCGTCGCCCGCTGCACCCCCGAGGACAAGGCCCGCCTCGTCGCCGCCCTGCGGGCCGCCGGGCACACCGTCGGCTACCTCGGCGACGGCGTGAACGACGTGGCCGCCCTGCGCGCGGCCGACGTCGGCATCGCGCCCCGCTCCGCCGTCGGCGTGGCACGCGAGAGCGCCGACGTCGTGCTCGCCGACAAGGACCTCACGGCGATCGGCCACGCGGTCACGGCCGGCCGGCACGCGAGCGGCAACATCGGCTCGTACCTGCGCGTCACGCTCTCCTCGAACCTCGGCAACGTCGTCGCCATGCTCGCCGCCGGGCTGCTCCTGCCCTTCCTGCCGATGCTCCCGGCCCAGGTGCTCGCGCAGAACCTGTGCTTCGACGCCGCCCAGCTCGCCTTCGCCCACGACCGTCCCGGCGCCGCCGCCCTGCGCGGCCCGGCGGTGCTGAGACCGCGCTCCTTCCTCCGTTTCGTGGTCGGCTTCGGGATGCTCAACGCCCTGGCCGACCTCGCCACCTTCGCCGTCCTCGCCCTGGCGCTGCACGGCCCGGACGCCGCCGTGGACGACGAGGCCGTGTTCCACTCCGCCTGGTTCACCGAGAACCTGCTCACCCAGGCCGTGGTCATGCTGCTCCTGCGCACCGGCCGGCGCGGCGGACCGGGCCGCGCGCCGGGCCCGGTCGGCCTGGCGGCGGCCGGTCTCGCCGCCGTCGGCGTGCTGCTCCCGCCGAGCCCCCTCGGATCGGCCCTCGGCATGACGGCCCTGCCCGCCGCGTACTACCTGCTGCCGGCCGTCGTCCTCGGCCTGTACGCGCTGGCCCTGGCGGCGGCCCGGACCCGGCAGCGGCGCCGTCAGCCGTAG
- a CDS encoding damage-control phosphatase ARMT1 family protein — protein MPDTPSAPLLLGNQPGSFPHSVLAERHPAIIRQVRDAFPYEPGQHRALDELLANCTEGVIEPLPADAHDRDLWETWGLGEYTGRSWFDVPWLWSESWFYRRLLQAVGYFGPGPWQGVDPFRPFKLAELDSAETDEELAALDDLAGRPAAEQAQALLHGSLWGNRADLGFRLSAEGARAADAAPGLVADDSDRLWSLLDRADGATLYLVADNAGRELVPDLLLIAHLLRSGRIGQAVLHVKPYPYYVSDATTADVVDALRRLTGAGGAAAAYGRHLWSALGDGRLTLRAHPFSSAPLPYAEMPGDLRADFAAATLTIVKGDLNYRRLVGDRLWDPTTPFADVATCFPGPVAALRTLKSDVITGLDAQTEAALVAAEDQRWRTSGTHALIQLRDAP, from the coding sequence ATGCCCGACACCCCCTCCGCACCCCTGCTCCTCGGCAACCAGCCGGGCTCCTTCCCCCACAGCGTGCTGGCCGAGCGGCACCCCGCCATCATCCGGCAGGTCCGCGATGCCTTCCCGTACGAACCCGGACAGCACCGCGCGCTCGACGAACTGCTCGCCAACTGCACCGAGGGTGTGATCGAGCCCCTCCCCGCCGACGCGCACGACCGGGACCTCTGGGAGACCTGGGGGCTCGGCGAGTACACCGGCCGCTCCTGGTTCGACGTGCCGTGGCTCTGGTCCGAGAGCTGGTTCTACCGCCGACTGCTCCAGGCCGTCGGCTATTTCGGCCCCGGCCCCTGGCAGGGCGTCGACCCCTTCCGCCCCTTCAAACTCGCCGAACTCGACTCCGCCGAGACCGACGAGGAACTCGCCGCACTCGACGACCTCGCCGGCCGCCCCGCCGCCGAACAGGCCCAGGCCCTGCTGCACGGCTCCCTGTGGGGCAACCGCGCCGACCTCGGCTTCCGCCTCTCGGCCGAGGGCGCGCGGGCCGCGGACGCCGCGCCCGGGCTGGTCGCCGACGACAGCGACCGGCTCTGGTCGCTGCTGGACAGGGCCGACGGGGCCACGCTGTACCTGGTCGCCGACAACGCGGGCCGCGAACTCGTCCCCGATCTCCTCCTCATCGCCCATCTCCTGCGCAGCGGCCGCATCGGACAGGCGGTCCTGCACGTCAAGCCGTACCCCTACTACGTCTCCGACGCCACCACCGCCGACGTCGTCGACGCCCTGCGCCGGCTGACCGGGGCCGGGGGAGCGGCCGCCGCGTACGGACGGCACCTGTGGTCCGCCCTGGGCGACGGGCGGCTCACCCTGCGCGCCCACCCCTTCTCCAGCGCCCCGCTGCCGTACGCGGAGATGCCCGGCGACCTGCGCGCCGACTTCGCCGCGGCCACCCTCACGATCGTCAAGGGCGACCTCAACTACCGCCGTCTGGTGGGCGACCGGCTCTGGGACCCGACCACGCCGTTCGCCGACGTGGCCACCTGCTTCCCCGGCCCGGTCGCCGCCCTGCGCACCCTGAAGTCCGACGTGATCACCGGCCTCGACGCACAGACGGAGGCCGCCCTGGTCGCGGCGGAGGACCAGCGCTGGCGCACCAGCGGCACGCACGCGCTGATCCAGCTACGGGACGCCCCCTGA
- the tatA gene encoding Sec-independent protein translocase subunit TatA: MLRNGLEPWHLLIVAIVVIVLFGSKKLPDTARSLGRSMRILKSEAKALKEEGGSGAAPGEQTRPTAPADAG, encoded by the coding sequence GTGCTGCGCAACGGACTGGAGCCCTGGCATCTGCTGATCGTGGCGATCGTCGTGATCGTCCTGTTCGGCTCGAAGAAGCTGCCGGACACGGCACGATCGCTGGGCCGCTCGATGCGGATCCTCAAGAGCGAGGCCAAGGCGCTGAAGGAGGAGGGCGGTTCGGGCGCGGCGCCCGGTGAGCAGACCCGGCCCACCGCGCCCGCGGACGCCGGCTAG
- a CDS encoding DUF6230 family protein, with the protein MTSPAEHTPERPDGVAAPDVSDAPARRGRVRARRAAVMAVPATLVAAGLAVLTAEGALGVQFAISGMPFTVTATELDGTGFAQFGGLDEMAEGSPNAGETGGQVLVVTSVIKNATLTKLCQSVDLGGTNLVIRAGEGSQKVRASDLTTDSTELTGDAAFTNIEIGNDASTLNKAGPKGRGPIGVFSQQSDTVHIANLRQTNYATTAGVFKLPGLKLGFSGSGC; encoded by the coding sequence ATGACCTCCCCCGCCGAGCACACCCCCGAAAGACCGGACGGCGTCGCCGCCCCGGACGTCAGCGACGCTCCCGCGCGACGCGGGCGGGTCCGGGCACGCCGAGCCGCGGTGATGGCGGTGCCGGCCACCCTGGTCGCCGCGGGCCTCGCGGTCCTCACCGCCGAAGGGGCCCTGGGCGTGCAGTTCGCCATCTCCGGCATGCCCTTCACGGTCACCGCGACCGAACTGGACGGCACCGGCTTCGCACAGTTCGGCGGCCTGGACGAGATGGCCGAGGGCAGCCCCAACGCGGGCGAGACCGGCGGTCAGGTGCTGGTCGTCACGTCCGTGATCAAGAACGCCACGCTCACCAAGCTCTGCCAGAGCGTGGACCTGGGCGGCACGAACCTGGTCATCAGGGCGGGCGAGGGCTCACAGAAGGTGCGCGCCAGCGATCTGACGACCGACTCGACCGAGCTGACCGGCGACGCCGCCTTCACCAACATCGAGATCGGCAACGACGCCAGCACCCTGAACAAGGCGGGCCCGAAGGGCCGTGGGCCGATCGGCGTGTTCAGCCAGCAGTCGGACACGGTGCACATCGCCAACCTGCGGCAGACCAACTACGCCACGACGGCCGGCGTGTTCAAGCTGCCGGGCCTGAAGCTGGGCTTCAGCGGATCGGGTTGCTGA
- a CDS encoding LCP family protein: MTVTSNRRTDPPRHRSGGAAHGNRAAPRDRRRRRGRGIRTALLVTLALLVLAAGGAGWLYLKLDGDISTFDSGGLSDNRPEAGSSKGENVLVIGSDTRTGGNNALGGGDKDDVGRSDTAFLLHVYADHRHAIAVSIPRDTLVTVPPCKLPDGTWTKAQPDTMFNAAYSVGQTAKGNPACTQNTVEQLTGLRVDHTVVVDFKGFAELTDVVGGVKVCLPQDVYENDLDPHLTAPGKLLFHKGEQTVSGQKALDYVRIRHGIGDGSDIGRIKRQQAFVASLLKEVKSKGLTPTRLLPLADAATKSLTVDPGLGSADKLISFAMSLKDVDLHNTKFVTLPWRYEGSRVAIVQPDADALWAALRSDRTIDGKNAGGKKTGKAGSGTAASPTPVSGAGIGVAVYNGTAVPGLAARAATELTGDGFTVTGTATAAGQDHTTTLVEYGPGLEDRARTVAQAFPGAELRSVTGSGISVVLGQTYADSPAAGASASPAPAAVPSEVADGARSADDNPCSNLTYG; encoded by the coding sequence ATGACGGTCACCAGCAATCGGAGGACGGACCCGCCGCGACACCGGAGCGGGGGCGCCGCCCACGGCAACCGGGCCGCCCCGCGCGATCGCAGGCGCCGCCGCGGCCGGGGCATACGCACCGCCCTCCTGGTCACCCTGGCCCTTCTCGTACTCGCCGCGGGCGGCGCCGGCTGGCTGTACCTCAAGCTGGACGGCGACATCAGCACGTTCGACTCCGGCGGCCTGTCCGACAACCGCCCCGAGGCCGGCTCGTCGAAGGGCGAGAACGTCCTGGTCATCGGGTCCGACACGCGCACCGGCGGCAACAACGCGCTGGGCGGCGGCGACAAGGACGACGTCGGCCGCTCGGACACCGCCTTCCTGCTGCACGTCTACGCCGACCACCGGCACGCGATCGCCGTCTCCATCCCCCGCGACACGCTGGTCACCGTCCCGCCCTGCAAACTCCCCGACGGCACGTGGACCAAGGCCCAGCCGGACACGATGTTCAACGCGGCCTATTCGGTCGGCCAGACAGCGAAGGGCAACCCGGCCTGCACCCAGAACACCGTCGAGCAGCTCACCGGGCTGCGCGTCGACCACACCGTCGTCGTCGACTTCAAGGGCTTCGCGGAGCTGACGGACGTGGTGGGCGGGGTGAAGGTGTGCCTGCCGCAGGACGTCTACGAGAACGACCTCGACCCGCATCTCACCGCCCCGGGCAAGCTGCTCTTCCACAAGGGCGAGCAGACCGTGTCGGGGCAGAAGGCACTGGACTACGTCCGGATCCGGCACGGCATCGGCGACGGCTCCGACATCGGCCGCATCAAGCGCCAGCAGGCGTTCGTGGCGAGCCTGCTGAAGGAGGTCAAGAGCAAGGGCCTCACCCCCACAAGGCTGTTGCCGCTGGCCGACGCCGCCACGAAATCGCTCACCGTCGACCCCGGCCTCGGCTCCGCCGACAAGCTGATCTCCTTCGCGATGTCCCTGAAGGACGTCGACCTGCACAACACCAAGTTCGTCACCCTGCCCTGGCGCTACGAGGGGTCCCGGGTGGCGATCGTCCAGCCGGACGCGGACGCCCTGTGGGCGGCGCTCCGGTCCGACCGCACGATCGACGGCAAGAACGCCGGCGGCAAGAAGACCGGGAAAGCCGGTTCCGGTACCGCCGCCTCCCCCACGCCGGTCTCCGGCGCGGGCATCGGCGTCGCCGTCTACAACGGCACCGCCGTTCCCGGCCTGGCCGCCCGCGCCGCCACCGAACTCACCGGCGACGGCTTCACGGTGACGGGCACGGCGACCGCGGCCGGCCAGGACCACACCACCACGCTGGTCGAGTACGGGCCGGGCCTGGAGGACCGGGCGAGGACCGTCGCGCAGGCCTTCCCCGGGGCCGAGCTGCGGTCCGTGACCGGCAGCGGGATCAGTGTCGTCCTCGGGCAGACGTACGCGGACAGCCCGGCGGCGGGCGCGTCCGCCTCCCCGGCCCCGGCCGCCGTGCCGTCCGAGGTGGCGGACGGGGCCCGGTCCGCGGACGACAACCCCTGCTCGAACCTCACCTACGGCTGA
- a CDS encoding DUF6114 domain-containing protein, which produces MPRGPREGVRPAFRQWRAGRPFWGGLLLALGGAEVLLTLKASLDVILHVGMQGLAGYLLPVVMLLCGVLILFNPTQRLFYSVIGVLVSLGTWMTSNLGGFFIGLLLGVTGSCLAFGWLPDQEPRVGRRQRRKQARAAKTLPPTPARQS; this is translated from the coding sequence ATGCCGCGCGGCCCGCGTGAGGGAGTCCGGCCCGCCTTCAGACAGTGGCGGGCCGGCCGCCCGTTCTGGGGCGGGCTGCTGCTCGCCCTGGGCGGGGCGGAGGTCCTGCTCACCCTGAAGGCGTCGCTGGACGTCATCCTGCACGTCGGCATGCAGGGCCTGGCCGGCTATCTGCTCCCGGTGGTGATGCTGCTGTGCGGCGTGCTGATCCTCTTCAACCCCACCCAGCGCCTGTTCTACTCGGTCATCGGTGTCCTGGTCTCCCTGGGCACCTGGATGACCTCCAACCTGGGCGGCTTCTTCATCGGCCTGCTCCTGGGCGTGACCGGCAGCTGCCTCGCCTTCGGCTGGCTCCCGGACCAGGAACCCCGTGTCGGCCGCAGACAGCGCCGGAAGCAGGCCCGGGCGGCCAAGACCCTGCCCCCGACGCCCGCGCGGCAGTCCTGA
- a CDS encoding ScbR family autoregulator-binding transcription factor codes for MARQLRAEQTRSTIITAAADLFDRRGYESTSLSDIVEHAHVTKGALYFHFAAKEDLAHAILELQSHTARRLATETDNRGRTSLEALMRLTFGITRMSVEDPVLRAGLRLATGGIRPRPPLSHPFTEWLDIVTARLVGAVKESDVHPDIDIDVVAHSLVCFFVGTRVVGRSREPVARQPRRTAEMWNILIRGLVPVTRRARYLSLAARLEREIAPV; via the coding sequence ATGGCGAGGCAGTTGCGAGCCGAGCAGACCCGCTCGACGATCATCACGGCCGCCGCTGACCTGTTCGACCGTCGCGGCTACGAATCGACCAGTCTCAGCGACATCGTGGAGCACGCCCACGTCACCAAGGGCGCCCTGTACTTCCACTTCGCGGCGAAGGAGGATCTCGCCCACGCGATCCTCGAACTCCAGTCGCACACCGCCCGCCGGCTCGCGACGGAGACGGACAACCGCGGCCGCACCTCCCTGGAGGCGCTGATGCGCCTCACGTTCGGCATCACCCGCATGTCCGTCGAGGACCCGGTGCTGCGGGCCGGGCTGCGCCTCGCCACGGGAGGGATCCGGCCCAGGCCGCCCCTGAGCCACCCCTTCACCGAATGGCTGGACATCGTCACGGCCCGGCTCGTCGGTGCGGTCAAGGAGTCCGACGTCCATCCGGACATCGATATCGACGTCGTGGCCCACTCGTTGGTCTGCTTCTTCGTCGGCACCCGCGTCGTGGGCCGCTCCCGCGAGCCGGTCGCGCGCCAGCCCCGCCGCACGGCCGAGATGTGGAACATACTCATCCGCGGCCTGGTCCCGGTGACCCGCAGGGCCCGCTATCTGAGCCTGGCGGCCCGTCTGGAGCGGGAGATCGCGCCGGTGTGA